A window of the Zeugodacus cucurbitae isolate PBARC_wt_2022May chromosome 4, idZeuCucr1.2, whole genome shotgun sequence genome harbors these coding sequences:
- the LOC105209093 gene encoding serine/threonine-protein kinase BRSK2, producing MQKENNTTAENCQFVGPYRLEKTLGKGQTGLVKLGVHCVLGRKVAIKIINREKLSESVLMKVEREIAIMKLIDHPHVLGLSDVYENKKYLYLILEHVSGGELFDYLVKKGRLTPKEARKFFRQIISALDFCHSHSICHRDLKPENLLLDEKNNIKIADFGMASLQPAGSMLETSCGSPHYACPEVIRGEKYDGRRADVWSCGVILYALLVGALPFDDDNLRQLLEKVKRGVFHIPHFVPPDCQSLLRGMIEVNPDRRLTLSEINRHPWVTAGGKGELELELPMMEVVQTHVIPSASAVDPDVLNAICSLGCFKEKDKLIQELLSSNHNTEKVIYFLLLDRKRRRPALEDDDEIAQKSRSELDAVDPPRKRLDTCRINGTNSPSYGQISEGSPLTPRRQAFNFRSYSSSRNHQRRSPTSVSSVRSSSYHSPTRCNSPINSAQQQVNAISRPSSPAAPSAGHSSRHSTYSSECRERSGSSQHHPSVSRTPSHSSQSGVEGIIGGGSGGGSGSDIVAVREAREARERRDSRSERQSALQVSCGGVPGSPGGGSSSGSGSTVHHRANSGPTIAISMFHDPEANSVMNPTTSPLMNNSSPVMPGSPCNAPGGQLWKTRLTNIKNSFLGSPRFHRRKLQVSADEVHLTPESSPELTKRSWFGNLITTEKDETFTILVKGKPIATVKAHLIHAFLSMAELSHSVVSPTSFRVEYKRNGNGPVMFQRHVKFQVDISAICKQGDISDMLFALTFTLLSGNIRRFRRICEHIQSQVCSKRFPGPSSPPTVATVTQAVSESSSCGSVSSERLSYKRQQIENEIENDSIFVFKSGNGRRASTTNNNNAPPADIVPASPIAVRSNSETEQHERNRELQSDRQATTMSGSAIA from the exons TGAAG GTGGAACGTGAAATTGCTATTATGAAATTGATTGATCATCCACATGTCTTGGGATTGAGCGATGTTtatgagaataaaaaatatttatacttaatattagaacATGTTTCGGGTGGTGAATTGTTTGATTATTTAGTGAAAAAAGGACGACTGACGCCGAAGGAGGCACGTAAATTTTTCCGTCAAATAATATCAGCATTGGATTTTTGTCATTCACATTCCATATG TCATCGAGATTTGAAACCCGAAAATTTGCTGCTGGACGAAAAGAACAACATCAAAATTGCCGATTTTGGTATGGCTTCGTTGCAACCGGCCGGTTCTATGTTGGAAACCTCATGTGGATCGCCGCATTATGCATGTCCCGAGGTCATAAGG GGTGAAAAATACGATGGACGTCGTGCGGATGTTTGGTCCTGTGGCGTTATACTGTATGCGCTATTGGTGGGCGCATTGCCCTTCGATGACGACAACCTACGCCAGCTGTTGGAGAAAGTGAAGCGCGGCGTGTTTCACATACCGCACTTTGTGCCGCCCGATTGTCAAAGTTTATTGCGCGGCATGATTGAGGTGAATCCGGATCGACGACTGACG TTGTCCGAAATCAATCGCCATCCATGGGTCACGGCTGGCGGTAAAGGTGAACTGGAATTGGAACTGCCGATGATGGAGGTGGTGCAAACGCATGTCATACCGTCCGCCTCAGCAGTGGATCCGGATGTTTTAAATGCGATTTGCTCGCTGGGTTGCTTCAAGGAAAAGGATAAACTCATACAAGAGCTATTGAGTTCGAA TCACAACACAGAGAAGgttatatattttctacttttgGATCGCAAACGAAGGCGTCCTGCCTTGGAGGATGATGATGAAATCGCTCAAAAATCACGTAGTGAATTAGATGCAGTGGATCCGCCCAGAAAACGACTCGATACTTGTCGTATAAATGGTACGAATTCGCCCAGCTATGGACAGATATCGGAAGGTTCACCACTAACGCCTAGACGGCAAGCTTTCAA CTTCCGGTCCTACAGCAGTTCGCGTAATCACCAGCGTCGCTCGCCCACTTCGGTTTCCTCGGTGCGTTCCTCGTCATATCACAGTCCCACACGCTGCAATTCGCCCATTAATTCGGCGCAACAACAAGTGAATGCCATTTCACGTCCATCCTCGCCAGCGGCCCCATCCGCCGGACATTCGTCCCGACACTCAACCTATTCGAGTGAATGCCGCGAGCGTTCCGGTTCGTCACAACATCATCCGTCTGTAAGTCGTACACCCTCACACTCTTCGCAAAGCGGCGTGGAGGGTATTATCGGTGGTGGCAGTGGTGGTGGCAGCGGCAGCGATATTGTTGCTGTGCGTGAAGCACGTGAGGCCCGCGAACGTCGAGACTCACGCAGTGAACGCCAGTCAGCGCTGCAGGTGAGCTGTGGTGGTGTGCCCGGTAGTCCTGGTGGCGGCAGCAGTAGCGGTAGCGGCTCAACTGTGCATCATCGTGCCAATTCGGGACCGACTATAGCGATTAGCATGTTCCACGATCCGGAAGCGAATAGTG TTATGAATCCTACAACATCGCCACTAATGAACAACAGCTCACCAGTAATGCCTGGTTCACCATGCAATGCGCCCGGTGGTCAGCTGTGGAAGACGCgtcttacaaatattaaaaatagttttctggGTAGTCCACGCTTTCATCGAAGAAAGCTACAAG TTTCCGCGGACGAGGTGCATTTGACACCCGAATCATCGCCCGAGTTGACAAAACGTTCATGGTTTGGCAATCTAATCACCACAGAGAAGGACGAAACTTTTACGATTTTGGTAAAAGGCAAGCCCATAGCGACTGTGAAGGCACATCTGATACATGCTTTTTTGTCG ATGGCAGAGCTTTCGCATAGTGTCGTCTCACCCACATCCTTCCGTGTAGAATATAAACGTAATGGCAATGGACCGGTCATGTTTCAGCGACATGTCAAGTTTCAG GTGGATATAAGCGCAATTTGTAAACAAGGAGATATATCGGATATGCTGTTTGCACTGACATTCACTTTGTTATCAG GCAACATACGTCGTTTCCGTCGCATCTGTGAGCATATACAATCACAAGTGTGCTCAAAACGTTTCCCCGGACCGAGCAGTCCACCCACAGTGGCTACCGTTACGCAAGCCGTTTCGGAGAGTTCGTCATGTGGTTCGGTCTCAAGCGAACGTTTGTCCTATAAACGTCAA CAGATTGAGAATGAAATTGAGAATgattcaatatttgttttcaaatcgGGCAATGGCCGTCGTGCATcgacaacaaataataataatgcaccGCCGGCGGATATTGTGCCCGCTAGTCCAATAGCAGTGCGCTCAAA TTCCGAAACCGAGCAGCACGAACGCAATCGTGAATTGCAGAGTGATCGTCAGGCGACAACAATGTCAGGGAGTGCAATAGCATGA